One genomic region from Rosa rugosa chromosome 1, drRosRugo1.1, whole genome shotgun sequence encodes:
- the LOC133724778 gene encoding putative ubiquitin-conjugating enzyme E2 38 — translation MDCSVSEGGLQAAIAKKLKQNQARDPGSSSSLAGSVDSLEPLKSSGSINSNALKSSNDSSCIDDDEMKIEDDCDDDDDEYDFDDNDVYLSDDDYLTMESQFDNVDLPPGVEASLPWLKDPSPSENTSSTKKLTISDAPPVTGLPSAVGSSSASCSSAVPSESSSSKNVQNSDDDSLMQKFQQFKQFDVVEDFSDHHYSRMGFSDEQPPKNWAKRIQEEWKILEKDLPDTIFVRVYEARMELLRAVIIGPPGTPYHDGLFVFDCLFPTDYPNSPPMVYYYSGGLRLNPNLYDCGKVCLSLLGTWSGRQRENWIPGESTMLQVLVSIQALILNADPFFNEPGYETRYTGVEGQKKSRKYSEEVFIMSLKTMMYTLRKPPKYFEDFVLGHFRNRAHNILAACKAYSEGTLVGSSIGDAVQNGVESGSSEFKSSVARMMNMLVTYFTRNGSTDCEQFRGAA, via the exons ATGGACTGTTCCGTTTCTGAGGGAGGCCTTCAAGCCGCCATCGCCaagaaactcaaacaaaatcag gCCCGTGATCCTGGGAGCTCGTCTAGTTTAGCAGGGTCAGTAGATAGTTTGGAGCCCCTCAAGAGTTCAGGATCAATCAATTCAAATGCTCTCAAAAGTTCCAATGATTCGTCATGTATTGATGACGATGAAATGAAGATTGAAGATGATTGcgatgatgatgacgatgaaTATGATTTTGATGACAATGATGTATATCTGTCTGATGATGATTATTTGACTATGGAATCTCAATTTGACAATGTGGATTTGCCTCCTGGGGTGGAAGCTTCACTTCCCTGGTTGAAGGATCCTTCTCCAAGTGAAAACACATCGTCCACTAAGAAGTTAACTATTTCAGATGCACCACCTGTAACTGGTCTACCATCTGCAGTCGGTTCGTCATCTGCTTCATGCAGCTCAGCTGTTCCTTCTGAGTCAAGTTCTAGTAAGAACGTACAAAACAGCGATGACGATAGTCTCATGCAAAAGTTTCAACAATTTAAGCAATTTGATGTTGTCGAGGACTTCTCGGATCATCACTATAGCCGAATGGGATTTTCAGATGAGCAG CCACCCAAGAATTGGGCAAAGAGAATTCAGGAAGAGTGGAAAATTTTGGAGAAGGACTTACCTG ACACTATATTTGTCCGGGTTTATGAAGCAAGAATGGAACTTCTACGGGCAGTGATTATAGGACCTCCAGGCACTCCGTACCATGATGGTCTTTTTGTCTTTGATTGTCTCTTCCCCACTGACTATCCTAATTCACCACCG ATGGTTTACTACTATTCCGGTGGTCTTCGGCTAAATCCAAATTTGTATGATTGTGGGAAAGTTTGTCTCAGTCTTTTAGGCACGTGGAGCGGTAGACAGAGAGAAAACTGGATACCTGGGGAATCAACAATGCTACAAGTTTTGGTCTCTATACAAGCTCTTATACTGAATGCAGACCCCTTTTTCAATGAGCCTGGGTATGAGACAAGGTATACTGGAGTAGAAGGGCAAAAAAAATCCAGGAAGTACAGTGAAGAGGTCTTTATTATGTCTCTGAAGACGATGATGTATACACTAAGGAAGCCACCTAAG TATTTTGAGGACTTTGTCTTGGGTCATTTTCGCAATCGTGCACATAATATTCTGGCAGCATGTAAGGCATATTCTGAGGGTACATTGGTTGGGTCTTCTATTGGAGATGCAGTGCAGAATGGAGTTGAAAGTGGCTCAAGTGAATTTAAGTCATCTGTTGCTAGGATGATGAATATGCTTGTTACATATTTCACCAGAAATGGATCAACAGACTGTGAGCAGTTTCGAGGTGCAGCCTAA